Proteins co-encoded in one uncultured Draconibacterium sp. genomic window:
- a CDS encoding DUF1735 domain-containing protein, translated as MKTLYKNILYASILTFCTIVFYACDKDETYDFPGDEYNRVYILDKASTYKIIQTPISTISNIDFKTTLKCTQKATESIKATVEVDNSMIGAYNEKNETKYEAIPTSAVVLKNTTMTIPQGEMVSIDTLSFELTDDNTMLASLKSQNGYLIPLRIATTEGGDSQVSTNVYTTYVVVTVTEDNINHDAEESDITGTLVADQSNWTASTNGSVSSWGNPLSAIFDGDMSSSCTIFEGNDGNPRLDIDMGKQYTFDAITFYYGYDYGDWGKYEYASLISGMTIYTSDNGTDWRSIGKITSSSKYCMFYAPITCRHIRLVSSVPYMEGGIFNIYQK; from the coding sequence ATGAAAACTTTATATAAAAACATATTATATGCAAGCATATTGACTTTCTGTACGATTGTTTTTTATGCCTGTGATAAAGATGAAACGTATGACTTTCCTGGCGATGAATACAATCGAGTATATATATTGGATAAAGCATCGACATATAAGATTATACAAACGCCTATAAGCACGATTAGCAATATTGACTTTAAAACGACTTTGAAGTGTACTCAAAAAGCAACCGAAAGTATTAAAGCAACGGTTGAAGTTGATAATTCGATGATTGGAGCTTATAATGAAAAAAATGAAACGAAATACGAAGCAATACCAACATCGGCAGTTGTATTGAAAAACACAACAATGACAATTCCGCAAGGAGAAATGGTTTCTATTGATACACTAAGCTTCGAGTTGACTGATGATAATACGATGTTAGCATCGCTAAAAAGCCAAAATGGTTACCTTATTCCGTTGCGTATTGCAACAACCGAAGGTGGGGACTCTCAGGTTAGTACAAATGTTTACACCACCTATGTAGTAGTAACAGTAACTGAAGATAATATAAACCATGATGCCGAAGAAAGTGATATTACCGGAACATTGGTTGCTGATCAATCAAATTGGACTGCATCAACAAATGGGTCCGTTTCTTCATGGGGAAATCCTTTGAGCGCTATTTTTGATGGTGATATGAGTTCTAGTTGTACTATTTTTGAAGGTAACGACGGTAACCCTCGTTTGGATATTGATATGGGCAAACAATATACTTTTGATGCAATAACTTTTTATTATGGTTACGATTACGGAGACTGGGGTAAATATGAGTATGCTTCATTAATTTCAGGAATGACTATATATACTAGTGATAATGGTACTGACTGGCGTTCTATCGGAAAAATTACTTCTTCTTCAAAATATTGTATGTTCTATGCCCCAATTACATGTCGACATATTCGACTTGTTTCATCTGTTCCATACATGGAGGGAGGTATATT